The following proteins are co-located in the Haloplanus sp. HW8-1 genome:
- a CDS encoding GNAT family N-acetyltransferase, whose amino-acid sequence MLPLWRVTRNRFGKRLHARLDDLGVTVSRLYEYRADLPTDDAAPPAGVDIGPADPAALPDGVPVEELVDAETVLTAVDGDALAGYLFLSAGATVPVPELGREMSFDGGYVRRLYVDRDHRQRGIASALVAAANAAAADHGADTAAALIAVDNRPSQWTFESRGYERVARHAYDRLGPLVRRRRRPVTAESPSPP is encoded by the coding sequence ATGCTTCCGCTCTGGCGGGTGACGCGCAACCGGTTCGGCAAGCGACTCCACGCCCGCCTCGACGACTTGGGTGTCACCGTGAGCCGTCTCTACGAGTACCGGGCCGACCTCCCGACCGACGACGCCGCACCGCCCGCCGGCGTCGATATCGGGCCGGCCGACCCCGCGGCGCTCCCCGACGGCGTGCCGGTCGAGGAACTCGTCGACGCGGAGACGGTCCTGACGGCCGTCGACGGCGACGCCCTCGCGGGCTACCTGTTCCTGAGCGCCGGGGCGACGGTACCGGTGCCGGAACTCGGGCGGGAGATGAGCTTCGACGGCGGCTACGTCCGCCGCCTCTACGTCGACCGCGACCACCGCCAGCGGGGGATCGCTTCGGCGCTCGTCGCCGCCGCGAACGCCGCCGCCGCGGACCACGGCGCCGACACGGCCGCCGCGCTGATCGCCGTCGACAACCGCCCGTCGCAGTGGACCTTCGAGTCCCGCGGCTACGAACGGGTCGCACGCCACGCCTACGACCGCCTCGGCCCCCTCGTCCGCCGGCGGCGACGCCCGGTCACGGCGGAGTCACCTTCTCCGCCCTAA
- a CDS encoding DUF5812 family protein produces the protein MSDEKTGTFLATAADDDSAILTDVADGQVHTLATNPDVTVGEAIEGTVTPEPPLEVAWRLTDVTDRWTISVEESAEAPTTLAREVAAEQAVGELTRRERAGTGEVHVLTVSEAETESAVADVLDDTEGLRSRAARLGVARVVVRSEPGVVSVRYLP, from the coding sequence ATGAGCGACGAGAAGACCGGGACCTTCCTCGCGACGGCGGCCGACGACGACTCGGCCATCCTCACCGACGTGGCGGACGGACAGGTCCACACGCTCGCGACGAATCCGGACGTGACCGTCGGCGAAGCGATCGAGGGGACGGTCACACCGGAACCGCCGCTGGAGGTGGCGTGGCGGCTCACCGACGTGACCGACCGGTGGACGATCAGCGTCGAGGAGAGCGCGGAGGCGCCGACGACGCTCGCCCGCGAGGTCGCGGCCGAGCAGGCAGTCGGCGAACTCACCCGCCGCGAGCGCGCGGGGACGGGCGAGGTTCACGTCCTCACCGTGTCGGAGGCGGAGACGGAATCGGCCGTCGCAGACGTGTTGGACGACACCGAGGGCCTCCGCTCGCGGGCGGCCCGCCTCGGCGTCGCCCGCGTCGTCGTGCGCTCGGAACCGGGCGTGGTGAGCGTGCGATACCTGCCGTAG
- a CDS encoding alpha/beta fold hydrolase, with the protein MQTVTSADGTRIAYERRGDGPPLVLLHGGLTRRYWDPFVPHVADDFTVVVPDRRGRGDSGDAAAYSIEREVADARAVIDAVEGEPVLFGHSFGGLQAIEAARGAPVAGVVAFEPAYLDDEYRESADLAARMQTRLDAGDREGAAKLHLREVVHGGEIDDFDAWLDEWPVWPAPVDHVENSLRMNRAIEAHPLPDSLDVDAPALLLAGSEGPAHLHDSVRAISEALSDARLVEIEGVGHGGPTEAPARVAAEVRAFLKAASPRTA; encoded by the coding sequence ATGCAGACGGTGACTTCCGCCGACGGCACGCGCATCGCGTACGAACGACGCGGCGACGGCCCGCCGCTTGTCCTCCTCCACGGCGGCCTGACACGGCGGTACTGGGACCCGTTCGTCCCGCACGTCGCCGACGACTTCACGGTCGTCGTTCCGGACCGCCGCGGCCGCGGCGACAGCGGAGACGCCGCGGCCTACAGCATCGAACGCGAGGTAGCGGACGCCCGGGCCGTGATCGACGCGGTCGAGGGCGAGCCGGTGCTGTTCGGCCACTCATTCGGCGGACTCCAGGCCATCGAAGCCGCCCGCGGCGCGCCCGTCGCGGGCGTCGTCGCCTTCGAGCCCGCCTACCTCGACGACGAGTACCGCGAGTCGGCCGACCTGGCCGCCCGGATGCAGACACGTCTCGACGCCGGCGACCGCGAGGGAGCGGCGAAGCTCCACCTCCGTGAGGTGGTCCACGGCGGCGAGATCGACGACTTCGACGCCTGGCTCGACGAGTGGCCGGTCTGGCCCGCTCCCGTCGACCACGTCGAGAACTCGCTTCGCATGAACCGGGCGATCGAAGCTCACCCGCTGCCCGACTCGCTCGACGTCGACGCGCCGGCACTCCTTCTGGCCGGGAGCGAGGGGCCCGCCCACCTCCACGACAGCGTGCGCGCGATCAGCGAGGCCCTCTCCGACGCCCGACTCGTCGAGATCGAGGGCGTCGGCCACGGCGGTCCGACCGAGGCGCCGGCCCGCGTAGCCGCCGAGGTACGGGCGTTCCTGAAGGCGGCCTCGCCCCGGACCGCGTAG
- a CDS encoding helix-turn-helix domain-containing protein, with product MGLVAEYEITCEHLPLVGVAAAVPGATLEVEIQFNHGDRPPFLVHATGESGTAVERAFESAAFVATYTLVGRAGETRRYKIRPAVGMDALLDDHLDDLDDLRALATTEAIVDRIRVTPNGWIQHGWFADREAFDEFRTFWVRNDDFRLRRLSRDGEPAAPGDGLTDPQREALRTAYGMGYFEIPRRASLDDVAAELGITASSLSERLRRAQTHLVETTVASTWPPLPDANKGPHD from the coding sequence ATGGGACTCGTCGCCGAGTACGAGATTACCTGCGAGCACCTGCCGCTCGTCGGCGTCGCCGCGGCCGTCCCGGGGGCGACGCTGGAGGTGGAGATTCAGTTCAACCACGGTGACCGCCCGCCTTTCCTCGTCCACGCGACGGGCGAGTCGGGGACGGCGGTCGAACGGGCCTTCGAGTCGGCGGCGTTCGTGGCGACGTACACGCTCGTCGGGCGAGCGGGCGAGACGCGCCGGTACAAGATCCGCCCCGCCGTCGGGATGGACGCCCTGCTCGACGACCACCTCGACGACCTCGACGACCTCCGGGCGCTGGCGACGACCGAGGCCATCGTCGATCGCATCCGCGTCACGCCGAACGGCTGGATCCAGCACGGCTGGTTCGCCGATCGCGAGGCGTTCGACGAATTTCGCACGTTCTGGGTGCGCAACGACGACTTCCGGCTGCGGCGACTCTCGCGGGACGGCGAACCGGCGGCGCCGGGCGACGGCCTGACTGATCCACAACGGGAGGCGCTTCGGACCGCCTACGGCATGGGCTATTTCGAGATCCCGCGGCGGGCATCGCTCGACGACGTCGCCGCCGAACTCGGGATCACCGCCTCTTCGCTCTCGGAGCGGCTTCGCCGCGCCCAGACCCACCTCGTCGAGACGACCGTGGCCTCGACGTGGCCGCCCCTGCCGGACGCTAATAAAGGCCCGCACGACTGA
- the secF gene encoding protein translocase subunit SecF, translating into MVAFEVPEIDYTRYTNRQLAAVPLAVLAVALLIIAGWYVATGVPVTPGLDFTGGAEIRVSVDAPDGQAREQIQQAFDPSPETIRQVGTSDTYILTFQTEEVGISALEEQARAAGFSVESSYSVSASFGARTQLQALLGVAVAFLGMSVLVFLMFRTFVPSIAVVVSAFSDIVIPVALMNVLGIELTLGTVAALLMIIGYSVDSDILLNNHILRRSGGFYESTHRAMRTGVTMTLTSLAAMIVMTIVATLFGIQLLAAIGTVLVFGLATDLMNTYMLNLSLLRWYKYEGVGN; encoded by the coding sequence ATGGTAGCGTTCGAAGTACCGGAGATCGACTACACCCGGTACACGAATCGCCAGCTTGCGGCCGTACCGCTCGCGGTGCTCGCCGTTGCCCTCCTGATCATCGCGGGGTGGTATGTCGCGACCGGCGTGCCGGTCACCCCCGGCCTCGATTTCACCGGCGGCGCCGAAATCCGCGTCTCCGTCGACGCACCGGACGGGCAGGCACGCGAACAGATCCAGCAGGCGTTCGATCCGAGCCCGGAGACGATCCGGCAGGTGGGTACCTCGGACACGTACATCCTGACGTTCCAGACCGAGGAAGTCGGCATCTCGGCGCTGGAAGAGCAGGCCAGAGCCGCGGGCTTCTCGGTCGAGTCGAGCTACAGCGTCTCCGCGTCCTTCGGCGCTCGGACGCAGCTCCAGGCGCTCTTGGGCGTCGCCGTCGCCTTCCTCGGGATGAGCGTGCTCGTCTTCCTGATGTTCCGGACGTTCGTCCCCTCCATCGCCGTGGTCGTCTCCGCCTTCTCCGACATCGTGATTCCGGTGGCGCTGATGAACGTCCTCGGCATCGAACTCACCCTCGGAACCGTCGCGGCGCTGCTGATGATCATCGGGTACAGCGTCGACTCCGACATCCTGCTCAACAACCACATCCTCCGACGGTCGGGGGGGTTCTACGAGTCGACACACCGGGCGATGCGGACCGGCGTCACCATGACGCTCACCTCGCTCGCCGCGATGATCGTCATGACGATCGTTGCGACGCTGTTCGGGATCCAACTGCTCGCCGCCATCGGGACCGTCCTCGTGTTCGGTCTCGCCACTGACCTCATGAACACCTACATGCTCAACCTCAGCCTCCTGCGCTGGTACAAGTACGAGGGGGTGGGTAACTGA
- a CDS encoding preprotein translocase subunit SecD has product MGVVRENWRILLLVVVLTASLFALFSPTMASGEGADAPGRASSGATNLQYGLQLSGGTRIRAPLIGVTAEAVEFEGTQPPQIERDVAGQLDNVTVADVIVRPTSQSTGTVEVTADGVTPEDLGGALDAAGYTYDSTRDGVTEETRQQTVSILSNKINEAGLSGGTVQQITTPTGENYVLIEVPDENRQQVVDLVNQRGNVRVDTYYPTDDGTYAQTTVLERDDFQSIGTAKQGGEGQLPNVPVVVRESVAPEFQQRMIDTGVAQAGGSRCRYGAAPNSTDPCLLLIVDGEVVNAFGMSPGLASGMQSGDWAQDPRFILQTQNFSEARQVAVNLRAGALPAALDIGPDGEGTSSFISPSQGQQFRTNSLLTGLIAVFAVAGVVFLRYGEVEVALPMIVTALSEVVILLGFAAGIGYPLDLSVIAGFIAVIGTGVDDLIIIADEVMAQGDVNSRRVFQSRFRKAFWVIGAAAATTIIAMSPLAVLSLGDLQGFAIFTILGVVVGVLLTRPAYGDILRALLTR; this is encoded by the coding sequence ATGGGCGTCGTTCGCGAGAACTGGCGGATCCTCCTGCTCGTGGTCGTGCTCACCGCGAGCCTCTTTGCCCTGTTCTCGCCGACGATGGCGTCCGGTGAGGGGGCCGACGCCCCGGGGCGCGCGAGCAGCGGCGCGACCAACCTCCAGTACGGGCTCCAGCTCTCGGGCGGCACGCGCATCCGCGCACCCCTGATCGGCGTCACCGCCGAGGCGGTCGAGTTCGAGGGCACCCAACCCCCACAGATCGAGCGTGACGTCGCGGGTCAGCTCGACAACGTGACCGTCGCCGACGTGATCGTTCGACCGACGAGCCAGTCGACCGGCACAGTCGAGGTGACGGCCGACGGGGTCACACCCGAGGACCTCGGCGGCGCGCTCGATGCGGCCGGGTACACCTACGACTCGACGCGTGACGGCGTCACCGAGGAGACGCGCCAGCAGACCGTCAGCATCCTCTCGAACAAGATCAACGAGGCGGGGCTCTCCGGCGGGACGGTCCAGCAGATCACCACCCCCACCGGCGAGAACTACGTCCTCATCGAGGTGCCCGACGAGAACCGCCAGCAGGTGGTCGATCTGGTGAACCAGCGCGGGAACGTCCGTGTCGACACCTACTATCCGACCGACGACGGGACGTACGCCCAGACGACGGTGCTCGAACGGGACGACTTCCAGAGTATCGGGACCGCCAAGCAGGGCGGCGAGGGACAGTTGCCCAACGTCCCGGTCGTCGTTCGCGAGAGCGTCGCCCCCGAGTTCCAGCAGCGGATGATCGATACGGGCGTCGCCCAGGCCGGCGGCTCCCGGTGTCGGTACGGTGCGGCGCCGAACAGCACCGACCCCTGCCTGTTGCTGATCGTCGACGGGGAGGTCGTCAACGCCTTCGGCATGAGTCCGGGACTGGCGAGCGGCATGCAGTCCGGTGACTGGGCGCAGGATCCCCGGTTCATCCTCCAGACCCAGAACTTCAGCGAGGCCCGACAGGTGGCCGTCAACCTCCGGGCTGGCGCGCTCCCCGCCGCCCTCGACATCGGGCCGGACGGCGAGGGAACCTCCTCGTTCATCTCGCCGAGTCAGGGGCAGCAGTTCCGCACGAACTCGCTGCTGACGGGACTCATCGCCGTCTTCGCCGTCGCCGGCGTCGTCTTCCTCCGCTACGGTGAGGTGGAGGTCGCGCTGCCGATGATCGTCACCGCGCTCTCGGAGGTGGTGATCCTGCTCGGCTTCGCGGCCGGGATCGGCTACCCGCTCGACCTCTCGGTGATCGCCGGCTTCATCGCGGTCATCGGGACGGGGGTCGACGACCTCATCATCATTGCCGACGAGGTGATGGCCCAGGGCGACGTGAACAGTCGCCGCGTCTTCCAGTCGCGGTTCCGGAAGGCGTTCTGGGTCATCGGTGCCGCCGCCGCGACGACCATCATCGCGATGAGTCCGCTGGCGGTCCTCTCGCTCGGCGACCTCCAGGGTTTCGCCATCTTCACCATCCTCGGCGTCGTCGTGGGCGTCCTCCTCACCCGGCCCGCCTACGGTGACATCCTGCGCGCGCTGCTGACGCGGTAG
- the rnhB gene encoding ribonuclease HII codes for MQIGADEAGKGPVLGPMVAAAVRAPADAIPAGVDDSKRLSSERRNDLAERLRAADAVAAEVAVVRPARIDDPATDMNGLTVAAQAEAIAAVAGDGDHVVVDAGDVDAARFGRRVREAVDTAVEMQAEHRADERHAHVAAASVLAKVERDARIEALTEAFGDVGSGYPGDERTRAFLADYVDEHGHLPACARASWATCDDVLAAAEQSSLSEF; via the coding sequence ATGCAGATCGGCGCCGACGAGGCCGGCAAGGGACCGGTACTCGGACCGATGGTCGCAGCGGCGGTGCGGGCGCCCGCCGACGCGATTCCGGCGGGCGTCGACGACTCGAAGCGGCTGTCGTCCGAACGGCGGAACGACCTCGCCGAACGCCTCCGCGCCGCCGACGCCGTCGCGGCGGAGGTGGCTGTCGTACGGCCCGCCCGGATCGACGACCCGGCCACGGATATGAACGGTCTGACCGTCGCCGCACAGGCCGAGGCCATCGCCGCGGTGGCGGGGGACGGCGACCACGTCGTCGTCGACGCGGGCGACGTGGACGCCGCCCGGTTCGGACGCCGCGTCCGGGAGGCCGTCGACACCGCGGTGGAGATGCAGGCCGAACACCGCGCGGACGAACGGCACGCCCACGTCGCGGCGGCGAGCGTTCTCGCCAAGGTCGAGCGGGACGCTCGTATCGAGGCGCTGACCGAGGCGTTCGGCGACGTGGGTAGCGGCTATCCCGGCGACGAGCGGACGCGCGCGTTCCTCGCCGACTACGTCGACGAACACGGTCACCTGCCGGCGTGTGCCAGAGCGTCGTGGGCGACGTGTGACGACGTGCTTGCGGCCGCCGAACAGTCGTCACTATCCGAGTTCTGA